From the genome of Lotus japonicus ecotype B-129 chromosome 6, LjGifu_v1.2, one region includes:
- the LOC130725280 gene encoding uncharacterized protein LOC130725280 has translation MVRINDFNVQRVLLDQGSSAEIIYGDTFDQLGLTDKDLKSYTGILVGFSGKRVQVRGYVDLFTVFGVGESAELLRIRYLVLQVTVAYNVIIGRNTLNRLCAVISTAHLAVKYPWICGKVGRIAVDQRWARECYNNCLSVYGKKGVNDGHRCHEIEVSEGGWKQPAAQGQSAARRREQPISESIKRSRKDRSQDRES, from the coding sequence atggtaagaatcAATGACTTTAACGTGCAAAGAGTGCTTCTGGACCAGGGCAGTTCCGCAGAAATCATTTACGGAGATACGTTTGATCAGTTGGGATTAACAGACAAGGATTTAAAGTCGTACACGGGGATCCTAGTAGGTTTCTCTGGGAAGAGGGTCCAGGTGCGCGGCTACGTGGATTTGTTTACGGTCTTTGGGGTTGGCGAAAGCGCTGAGCTTCTACGCATAAGGTATTTGGTCTTGCAGGTTACGGTGgcatacaatgtcatcataggGCGGAACACATTGAATCGTCTCTGTGCAGTGATATCCACGGCTCACCTGGCGGTAAAGTACCCCTGGATTTGCGGTAAAGTAGGGAGAATCGCAGTAGATCAGCGATGGGCAAGAGAATGCTACAACAACTGCCTTAGTGTATATGGTAAGAAGGGAGTTAATGATGGGCACAGGTGTCATGAAATTGAAGTCTCTGAGGGCGGATGGAAACAGCCAGCTGCACAGGGCCAAAGCGCCGCGAGAAGGCGGGAGCAGCCGATCAGCGAAAGCATAAAAAGGTCAAGAAAAGACCGAAGTCAGGACAGAGAAAGCTGA